From a region of the Chthoniobacterales bacterium genome:
- a CDS encoding alpha-galactosidase — protein VRVYQKSLEDGASALCYLNMGEKESTVALDGLAGYGLGGIQHVRDLWRQKDLKDAEGSLRATVRPHGVMLYKLTTSK, from the coding sequence AGGTTCGTGTTTATCAAAAGTCGTTGGAGGATGGCGCTTCGGCGCTCTGTTACCTTAACATGGGAGAGAAGGAATCGACCGTCGCGCTGGACGGATTGGCTGGATATGGTTTGGGTGGAATCCAGCATGTCCGCGATTTGTGGCGCCAAAAGGATTTGAAAGATGCGGAGGGATCGCTCCGCGCCACGGTGCGTCCGCATGGCGTGATGCTCTATAAACTGACGACCTCCAAATGA